A window from Anser cygnoides isolate HZ-2024a breed goose chromosome 1, Taihu_goose_T2T_genome, whole genome shotgun sequence encodes these proteins:
- the MED4 gene encoding mediator of RNA polymerase II transcription subunit 4: MAAAAAAVAGGGERSSTRERLLAALEDLELLARELIEILAISRNQKLPQPGEESQILELLIQRDGEFQELMKLAVDQGKIHHEMQLLEKVVEKRDNDIQQLQKQLKEAEHILATAVYQAKEKLKSIEKARKGAISSEEIIKYAHRISASNAVCAPLTWVPGDPRRPYPTDLEMRSGLLGQMNNPSTNGVNGHLPGDALAAGRLPDVLAPQYPWQSSDMSMNMLPPNHSNDFMLEPPGHNKENEDDVEVMSTDSSSSSSDSD, encoded by the exons ATGGCGGCGGCTGCCGCGGCGgtggcgggcggcggggagcggagcaGCACCCGGGAGCGGCTGCTGGCGGCGCTGGAGGACCTGGAGCTCTTGGCCAG ggAGCTAATTGAAATTTTGGCAATTTCAAGAAATCAGAAGCTTCCACAACCAGGAGAAGAGAGCCAG ATCCTGGAGCTGCTGATTCAGAGAGATGGAGAGTTTCAAGAGCTAATGAAGTTGGCAGTTGACCAGGGGAAAATCCATCACGAAATGCAGCTTTTAGAAAAGGTAGTAGAAAAGAGGGATAATGAtattcagcagctgcagaagcaacTGAAAGAAGCAGAGCATATTCTG GCAACAGCTGTTTatcaagcaaaggaaaagctgaaatcaattgaaaaggcaagaaaag GTGCCATTTCAtctgaagaaataattaaatacgCCCATAGGATCAGTGCTAGCAATGCTGTTTGCGCCCCACTGACATGGGTACCAG ggGACCCACGTAGGCCCTATCCTACAGATCTAGAAATGAGGAGTGGCCTCTTGGGTCAGATGAACAACCCATCCACTAATGGGGTTAATGGACACTTACCAGGGGATGCACTTGCAGCTGGCAGACTGCCAG ACGTGCTCGCTCCTCAGTATCCTTGGCAGTCAAGTGATATGTCGATGAACATGCTACCTCCTAATCACAGTAATGACTTCATGTTGGAGCCTCCAGGACACAATAAAGAGAATGAAGATGATGTAGAAGTTATGTCAACAGACTCCTCGAGCAGCAGCAGTGACTCAGACTAG